In Nicotiana tabacum cultivar K326 chromosome 17, ASM71507v2, whole genome shotgun sequence, one DNA window encodes the following:
- the LOC107811806 gene encoding uncharacterized protein LOC107811806, giving the protein MGSSQSAAVPSEEDEEQEDEEEEDGEHEENDTPDERRQLLGGDDDTTLLKKVLEQEPEMLPCHASASPLSPQLSSFGTPRLGPSIKVWDPYNVLAPPPPLPPPPHFHRTFSSDSVDDDRTLTEVYLISNGECHMNLRPDLIAGRCPEAALTPNGKRQARALAVFLKSQGIRFNSMYTSPLDRARATALSVCQELNFSEERIQSSDALLEMSQGHWEGCHRSDIFTPETISLMERFQPDFSAPSGESLRQVEFRMVQFLNGTVMALPEKFRSDFSPPDQSESQAFSNRGSHALVNSVHDRDGPPSFSSSHWDLNHRNRQGLSRKKSGKSRLQIVTTTGDHEADDEMSPREPINPNSIRDLNVQITTNVSQCIGIFTHSIPIKCLLTALLGCSAMMSSKICIDDSSVTVLQHSWKLGWQIKRMNDTAHLRLL; this is encoded by the exons ATGGGGTCTTCTCAGTCGGCAGCCGTACCCTCTGAGGAAGATGAAGagcaagaagatgaagaagaagaagatggcgAGCACGAGGAGAACGATACCCCTGATGAGAGACGTCAATTATTAGGTGGTGACGACGATACTACTCTGCTCAAGAAGGTTCTGGAACAAGAGCCCGAGATGTTACCTTGCCACGCCTCCGCATCCCCTCTCTCCCCTCAGCTCTCCTCTTTCGGCACCCCTCGTTTGGGCCCTTCCATCAAGGTGTGGGACCCTTATAATGTCCTGGCTCCCCCGCCCCCACTTCCGCCTCCCCCTCATTTCCACCGCACCTTCTCCTCTGATTCCGTGGATGACGATAGGACCCTCACCGAAGTCTATTTGATTAGTAATGGCGAGTGTCATATGAATTTAAGGCCTGATTTGATTGCCGGCCGATGTCCCGAGGCTGCACTTACCCCTAATGGCAAGCGTCAAGCCAGAGCTTTGGCTGTTTTTCTCAAGTCTCAAGGGATTCGTTTCAATTCTATGTATACATCTCCCTTGGATCGGGCTCGAGCTACTGCCCTCTCTGTTTGCCAG GAATTGAACTTTTCAGAGGAACGTATACAATCCTCTGATGCACTACTGGAAATGAGTCAGGGGCACTGGGAGGGATGCCACCGCTCGGATATATTTACACCTGAAACAATTAGTCTAATGGAAAGGTTCCAGCCTGATTTTTCAGCACCATCTGGAGAGTCACTGAGGCAGGTGGAATTTCGGATGGTTCAATTCCTAAATGGAACTGTTATGGCATTGCCTGAAAAATTCAGATCTGATTTCTCCCCACCAGATCAGAGTGAGAGCCAGGCTTTCTCAAACCGTGGTTCTCATGCACTTGTCAATTCAGTTCATGACCGAGATGGGCCGCCTTCATTCTCATCGTCTCATTGGGATTTGAACCACAGGAACCGACAAGGACTTTCGAGGAAGAAGTCTGGAAAGAGTAGGCTTCAGATCGTGACAACTACTGGGGATCATGAGGCTGATGATGAGATGTCACCTCGAGAACCCATTAATCCTAACTCCATCCGTGATTTAAATGTGCAAATCACTACTAATGTTTCTCAATGCATTGGTATTTTTACTCATTCAATCCCAATCAAGTGTCTTCTTACTGCCCTCCTTGGCTGCAGTGCAATGATGTCAAGTAAGATATGCATAGATGATTCTTCTGTTACGGTGCTACAGCATTCCTGGAAATTGGGATGGCAAATCAAGAGAATGAACGATACTGCACATCTTAGGCTTCTGTAG
- the LOC107811805 gene encoding pentatricopeptide repeat-containing protein At3g26782, mitochondrial has protein sequence MKNTNLAPLSTVSYLCRRQYSTNPNVAKFFNRYLDKSDVFSWNSIIADLARSGDSVEALRAFSSMRKLSLKPNRSTFPCAIKSCSSLSNLSSGKQTHQQALIFGYETDLFVSSALIDMYSKCGQLADARKLFDQIPQKNVVSWTSMITGYVQNDQPHEALSLFKELLAGQAEELVSLDSVSMVSVLSACSRVSGKTLTQGLHGFVTKRGFDEDPGVGNTLIDAYAKCGEVDLSRKMFDVMPDKDIISWNSMIAVYAQHGLSSQALEIFRSLAWDREVDYNAVTLSAVLLACAHSGALQAGKCIHDQVIKMNLEDNVYVATSMIDMYCKCGRLRTARNAFNRMKEKNVKSWSALIAGYGMHGRAMEALQVFYEMNLAGVKPNYITFVSVLAACSHAGLLDEGWYWFKAMEPRYCIQPGVEHYACMVDLLGRAGFLAKAYNLIEEMKVTPDFVVWGSLLAACRMHKNVELGEIAARNLFELDSTNCGYYVLLSNIYADAGRWEDVDKMRILMKNRGLSKPPGFSLLELKGRVHVFLVGDREHPQHEKIYAYLEELSVKLQIAGYVPNMTSDLHDVEEEEKGLTLRVHSEKLAVAFGVMNSVPGSTIQVIKNLRICGDCHTTIKLIANIVNREIVVRDAKRFHHFKDGLCSCGDYW, from the exons ATGAAGAACACTAATTTGGCTCCACTCTCTACAGTCTCCTACTTGTGTCGACGCCAATATTCCACAAATCCTAACGTGGCCAAGTTCTTCAACAGATACTTAGACAAATCCGATGTGTTCTCGTGGAACTCTATCATTGCCGACTTGGCTCGGAGCGGTGACTCCGTCGAAGCCCTTCGAGCTTTCTCTTCCATGCGAAAGCTCTCTCTCAAACCAAACCGTTCCACCTTCCCATGTGCCATCAAATCCTGTTCCTCCCTTTCCAATCTCTCTTCCGGCAAGCAGACCCACCAACAAGCTCTCATCTTTGGTTATGAAACCGACCTTTTTGTATCATCCGCCCTCATTGATATGTACTCCAAGTGTGGTCAACTTGCTGATGCACGAAAGCTGTTTGATCAAATTCCTCAAAAGAATGTTGTTTCTTGGACCTCCATGATAACTGGCTACGTACAAAATGACCAGCCCCATGAGGCGCTCTCGCTTTTTAAAGAGCTCTTGGCGGGCCAAGCAGAGGAACTAGTTTCTCTCGACTCGGTTTCCATGGTTTCCGTGCTATCCGCTTGTTCTCGTGTTTCAGGGAAGACCCTTACCCAAGGGCTCCATGGCTTTGTCACGAAAAGGGGATTCGATGAGGACCCGGGAGTTGGGAATACGTTAATTGATGCCTATGCTAAGTGCGGTGAGGTTGATTTGTCCAGGAAGATGTTTGATGTAATGCCTGATAAGGACATCATTTCATGGAATTCTATGATCGCAGTTTATGCCCAGCACGGACTTTCATCTCAGGCACTGGAAATTTTTCGTTCCCTGGCGTGGGATAGAGAGGTTGACTACAATGCTGTCACCTTATCAGCCGTGCTGTTGGCTTGTGCACATTCAGGAGCTCTTCAGGCTGGCAAGTGCATACATGATCAG GTTATAAAAATGAACCTAGAGGATAATGTATATGTGGCTACGTCCATGATTGACATGTACTGCAAATGTGGAAGATTAAGGACGGCGAGGAACGCATTCAATCGGATGAAGGAAAAGAATGTGAAATCATGGTCTGCCTTGATTGCAGGTTATGGTATGCACGGTAGAGCCATGGAAGCCCTTCAAGTATTTTACGAGATGAACTTAGCTGGGGTAAAACCAAATTATATTACCTTTGTCTCTGTCCTAGCAGCTTGTAGCCATGCTGGGTTGCTGGATGAAGGGTGGTATTGGTTTAAGGCCATGGAGCCTAGATATTGCATACAACCAGGAGTGGAGCATTATGCTTGCATGGTTGATCTTCTTGGACGTGCTGGTTTCCTTGCCAAGGCATATAATTTGATAGAAGAAATGAAGGTGACGCCTGACTTTGTTGTTTGGGGTTCTCTTCTAGCTGCATGCAGGATGCACAAGAATGTCGAGCTTGGGGAGATTGCTGCTAGGAACTTGTTTGAATTAGACTCGACAAATTGTGGGTATTATGTTTTGCTCTCGAACATATATGCTGATGCTGGGAGGTGGGAAGATGTAGATAAGATGAGGATACTTATGAAAAATCGTGGATTAAGTAAACCTCCTGGGTTCAGCCTGCTTGAACTCAAAGGCAGGGTGCATGTATTTCTTGTTGGTGATAGAGAACACCCTCAACATGAGAAGATTTATGCATATTTGGAGGAATTATCTGTAAAGCTGCAGATAGCTGGCTATGTACCCAACATGACATCTGATCTTCATGATGTTGAGGAGGAAGAGAAAGGACTGACATTACGAGTTCATAGTGAGAAGCTCGCTGTTGCTTTTGGGGTTATGAATTCCGTCCCTGGTAGTACAATTCAGGTGATTAAGAATCTTAGGATATGTGGAGACTGTCATACAACAATTAAGCTAATTGCCAATATTGTTAATAGGGAAATTGTAGTCAGAGATGCAAAGAGATTTCACCATTTTAAGGATGGCTTGTGCTCCTGTGGGGACTATTGGTGA